TCGATTTAGACAAGATGTTACCCGAAGTTCGGGTATTTGCTCCCGCAACTGTAGCGAATATGATCTGTGGTTTTGATATACTGGGCTTTGCTGTGGAGCAGCCAGGAGATGAGGTGATCATGCGACGCAAGCAGCAACCCGGCGTGACTATAAAGCAAATTACAGGAGATGACGGTAGACTCCCGCTCGATCCGAGCAAAAATACCGTTTCGGCTTGTGTTCAGTACCTGTTGCAGGCGCTAAATATTGCTTCGAAAGTAGGTGTTGAAATTGAATTGCACAAGCACATGCCAATCGGATCTGGCTTGGGATCCAGTGCCGCGAGTACGGTGGCTGGGCTCTTTGCGATTAATGTTATGCTTGGTAATCCATTGACAAAAGAAGAACTTTTACCATTTTGTGTCGAGGGGGAACGGTTGGCCTGTGGCACCGGACATGCTGATAACGTTGCACCAGCGCTTTATGGTGGTATTACGTTGATCAGAGGAAACGAACCTTTAGATGTTATTTCAATTCCTTCACCGAAGGAGTTAGTGGCAGCCGTCGTATTTCCACAAGTAGATGTCCCTACAC
The window above is part of the Sphingobacterium sp. ML3W genome. Proteins encoded here:
- a CDS encoding homoserine kinase — encoded protein: MLPEVRVFAPATVANMICGFDILGFAVEQPGDEVIMRRKQQPGVTIKQITGDDGRLPLDPSKNTVSACVQYLLQALNIASKVGVEIELHKHMPIGSGLGSSAASTVAGLFAINVMLGNPLTKEELLPFCVEGERLACGTGHADNVAPALYGGITLIRGNEPLDVISIPSPKELVAAVVFPQVDVPTRDARQLIKDKVLLKDAVTQWGNIAGLVAALFMEDYDLIARSMKDILIEPTRAILIPQFYEMKEIALQHGALSFGISGSGPSVVAITRDEQIAKSIADRIQAHLKENEIDSFGYVSKVNIEGPRVLN